ttgaaaaatgttcaaaagtgTTCAACCTGTGTTTCTGTTGAATGTTTCAGGCTTCGATTGTTGAATTTGATCCGTCACACAACATTTGTTGTGTCTATGATGAAAAGCTTCCAAAGATGGTTGTATTCAAGGATATTCTAGAATTCATGAAGCGTTTACCTATCCAAAAGGCATTGACGAATCAGCATAGTGTTTTCAGATCTCATATCGCTCATTTCTGGAAAAATGCTACGTACGATGAAGAGAGCGATGTGATAACTTCAAGTGTGAGCTTAGATGGTGAAGATAAAACAATCATAATCACTGAACAACTTGTCCGTGAAGTGCTAGATTTTCCTGATGATGAAAATTCACCCACAAGTTTTCCAGAAAGAATGATTAAGGGTTGCATGTTAAGAATGGGATACAGTGGTCCGTTGAACAACGCAAACTATTTGAAAGCATGTTTCACAAAGCCATATAAGTTCTTCATTCATTCAGTTGTTCATGCACTTAGTCACAGGAAGGGCGGTTATGACGTGATGAAGGATTACCATATGTGTATGGTAACTGCGTTAGTGTTGAAAAAAAAGTATAACTTTTCAAGAATCGTTTTCCACTATATGAAAGAGAACATTACTTCTAAAAGTCGAACCTGGATGTATCCGAGATTTGTACAAATGATGCTTGATCATGCTTATCCGGATCTTGTGAAAGAGGAAGATAATGATCTATTGGTTTTGAATCACATGGATAATGAGACATTGATCAGattatccaagtatcacaaacatTGGCCAGAACCAAAGACAAAGACAGAGTTCTTTGGATTTATCAAGAGTGCTAACTATGAAGATCTAGATCCTGTCAATCATCTGAAGTGGAGGAATGATGAAGAGATGAAAGAGAAAAGTGCAGCTGATGAATTAACAAAGTTAGCAGAATTCAAGGAAACACGAAATGAGTGGTTtacaaaagaagaaaagaagtaGAACGAGAACTCCTAAAGTTTAAGCTGAAGAAGGTTCGTCTTCATAACCACAAAAGAAACGCAAGAAGAAAGCTGTTGAAACTATGTTGGTCGATGAACCTGAAGAAGTTGAAACAGAAGCAAATGTTGAAGGAAATTAAGAACAACTATCTCCTGAAACTGAACAGTTGATGAGAGATAGTGATGTTACTGTGGAAGGTGGGGAAGCAGCTGGTGAGAAGGTAATTGATGATAAAGAAAAGAGTTCTTCTGATCCTTAAGAAAGTGATATTGATGTTGAATCTGACTGGTGGATTAAAGAAAATTATGATCAAAGAGATAGATtgataaaaaagaaaagaaagagaagtgcagacgatgatgatgatgaaacgtATATTCCATCACCAGAACATGTTCAGGATGTTCAAACACCACCATCATCTGGAGGTAGGAAGAAATCTAATGCAAGGAAACGTGTTGTATCTCCTGCAGTGCGAAAATTAAAAATCAAGCTGAAACCTAAACATGcatcagaaccacaacaaccaccaccagAACCACAAGCTGAACCACAACAACCATCTTCACCACCTCATCAATCACCAATTCCacatcaatcaccaccaccacatcaatcaccaccaaaacaaccatCACCACAACACGTACAATCGCCACAATCATCACCACAACTTCGTATTTCTACACCAGTTCATGAACAACATGTTATAACTTCACTACACATCCTTCAAACACCACCAACCACACAACCACCAATTCAAACGACTCCTGGATCTTCTGGATTTAAAGATTTTCCACATATTCCAGAGGCTCTTGAAGACATTAGAGATTTTAACTTTGTAACTGATGATGTTATGAAAAAAGTTACAAAAGAAGGTGGAAGAGGTGTTAGTTGAGAAAAAGAAGTTAGAAAAGCGTGTTAAGACTGTCGAAGCTGAAAATTCATCTTTGTTGAAGAAGGTTGAAGCAGATCAAGCAGGCATTGATATTCTGAAAGTTCGTATAGCAGAGTTAGAAGAAGAAAAAGCTAGAAGAGATGAACAGAATGAATACTTCAAGCTGAAAAACAAAGAGTTGGAAGCCAACAATGCTAAGAAAGAACATGAATCGTATATGATGATGAAAGTGTTAGAAAATTTGATTGGAAAGCCAATTGAACAGAGGTTTGAAGAAATAGAGCTTGAAGAAGTACGAGCTAGACGAAAAGTTGAAATCGACGCTGAAATGAAAAACAAAGGCAAAGGTGTTCCAATTGAAGGTGTTGCTGAAGTAACTGAAAGGGAAATAGTTGTGTCTGAGCCAACAATAGATCCTGAAATGTCTATTCTTGATCCATGTCCAATATCGTCAGTATCTGGTGagattgatgatgatgaagaagatgaagaagatgatgatgatgttttgaaagatgatgcagaagatgtttattctgcttccggtgatgatgatgatgacggtaATGATGACGATGATCAAGGTACTACAGGCATAAAAGTCACTAAAACGTTTAATGAAGAAAAGATTGATGAATATCTTCATGATGATACAAACGAAAAGCCTGAGAATGTATATGGTGAGGGGGAGCATGATGATGCAGAGAATGTTGATGAAAGTGATGATCATGTGACAAGACTGATTCTACGTCTTGAACATGGTGTAGAGGAAGGTGAAATTCTGCACACTTACACTTTAGCTGAGATCATAAAGATGATGCATGTTGATGAAAATGAATTCAAggttgattttgaagaagaactGAATCAGTTTGACATTAATCAGCATCCTGAATATCAGTATAAGTACGTGGAAGAAGCTGATAACTACGATAAAGTTGAAGTTGAAGATTGGAGTGATGAAGGTCAATCTGAGAATGTGAGCGTGGATACTTCTAGTTTTCCGACGCTTGAAGAGTTTTTCAGTCAAGCGAATGAAGATGAATTAAGAAGGAAGGTTGCTGAGAGTGTAAAGAACAAGAGTTTTCATGAAATTTCAAAGGATGAACAGCGAGAAGAAAGAAAGAATTGGTTCAAGAAAGATACTGAGAGAAAATTCAGAAGACCGTTGAAGTATTACAAAAGAGACAGAGAAGTTTCTTTTGGTGATATTATCAGTTGGGGGTTTCTGCCTCAAGTGAATGCGTATGCAATCAGAAGAGAATTTGGCGTTTAGTACTTCGAGTGTATTCAAGACATAATGTCTCTGCCATGGTGGGATGTAGAAGAATTACCCAAGGTCAGAACATTGTCTTATCCAGTCAGAGAACGAGATATGCCTACGTGGGGTTTAATGAAGTTTGAAGCGTTCAAAGATTTTAAACACTGGAAGCCTCACTATCCGAAGAAAGTCAAGAGGATTGATCAAGTAACAGGCATTGAAGAAACTATCTTGCAGATCAAGAAACCCAGAGTCATAAAGAATATTCCATTGCCGAAAATGGAACAGAATTTTCACAAAGGGTTCTTATGTTGGGTTTACAGTTGCGTGTCTACTGAAGCAGTGATCACGTACAAAGTTGAAAATGAAGCTAGATATATTCATCTTTATGACCCAATGTGGATTGTAAACTACTCAGCGAAGGATATCGAATGTTTATTTGTGAACAAGATTTGTTACAAAGCTGAAGATAAAGATCAAGCCTTGCAGTTTAAGAAAGTTGCAACGATATGTTTTCAGAAAGGAATAAATTCTGAAAATGCATGGTCATCAAAGTAGAGAAAGATTGAAAAGAAAGAGGCTCTGAACGCTGAAAAGGAGAGAAAGGAACGTGAAAAGAAAGACAAGATTGCAAGATATACAGTTGTGCAAAGATTAGCTGAAGAGGAAAAGAGAGCTGTTGAAGAGAATGAAAAGCTCAGAAAGTTGTTACTGAAAAAACCGAAGCAAAGAGAGGAAAAGTTCAAGTCTCTGTGAAAGAAAGTTTTTGAAGACAGGCTGTCTGaagactacggcaatatccaagggggagtttgttggtacataatgtctatcgcctacgtCATCAATCTAGGTCGTGTCGTTTGAATGTAATAGGTGTTAAAGTGTAAGAAAGTTAATTTTATGTGTAAATGTACCAGTTCGCACGAAGTGGCAAGTTTAAGGCCAGGTCACACGAACTGGTAGTTGATCTGTTCGTGCGAACTGACATGTGTATTCCATGCGAACTGGTatgcctataaataggcatgttggGTTTTTCATTTGGAAAATTCTGGTGAAATCTGacacgaagtgctgccggattCTCTACATGTAAAAACGTTTTATATCAATGAAAAAccagtttaaagtgtatttctCTGCTTCTACTCACATTCTAACACCGATTCAAGGTTACTAGATTGTTTCCGCCTTTCTAGTGACCTAGATTTGACTCAGAACGACTCGTTTAGATTGAATCTCGATCCTACAAGGCGGAGAGTACCCGGGTATAACTCGGACAtgctaaattataaagaaattagttttcgaaaattaaatatatgtcaaaaatcataattttactaatagttataacaaaatacgtgaaaatgatattcattctttcaTATGATAAGTAtagaaattatattttatttttttaaagtcaaactcggcccgagtTGACCAACTAGATCCGATTCtggccgaggttgaccgcgtttgatcgattctgagtaATTAGGCGGTGTTGAAGAAAGTTGTCACGACAACCTATCTTGGAGTGATTACTCGGAGAGTACTCAaacttaaaaaccttgttttacaaccatgtgCTCACCCCTAAACAAAACATTGAAACTACAATAGGGAATCTCTTTCTCCTTTTAACTTCCCTTCACATGCCCTTAAAAGCATCATTATATCtttttatactaataaataaaaatcttttttggacacgtgtcattctctggcAATTTCTCactcttattttttttatttatctcttttattaaataataataataataatattaaacatcaatttaactaaatttatttatctcttttgttttcataatctaaaattggtttcttttttaactctaaagtttcaatgtTTGGCagtttaagtctaaagtttcaatctttggtattaacctctttgattaatttgatttttcacttctaattcaaaagttttcatcttttgcaatttaacccctttaattttttttacttccaacccaaagcttttcatctttcgcagtttaatctcaacactttttttTTACTTCCAACgttagtctcttatatacttttcatctttcataagttctccgtttaacgtgtcgttctaaatttccgagttaacacgctgcaacgtgcgtgtggggttcaacgttttttcatctattttttttagTTTGACATCTATGTCGCAATgcgtctatttttcccgtttgataggtctgtcgcaacgtgcgaTTAATTACTTTTTTCTTGGTTTTACACATAGGCTTgtggtcatgtgagaaacatttttctttcatctaacatgatatataactaatgaatccTCCTGCCGCATTGCGACAGGTGGTAATTCTGGTTATAAATATAAGAAAACATAATATTTTTAAGCATAAGGAAATTAATAGTGAGATAGCATCCACTTTAATGTTATAACATTACACATTACACAAATAAATACCAACAATAATAACATAGTCAAAAAAGCATACTGTCTTGCACTCCGTACAACTGTTCTCCTTCACGCAACCCTCCAACCCAACCCTACAATAAACCATTCCATCAAACAAATTGGTGCCTTCAAGGTTCAGCAATGGCAGAGTAAGCATTCtttcttcctctctctctctcacacacacacaattatcttCATTCATCTCATGCTTTGAATCCAACTTCTTTCTATGCAGATCTAACGGATACTCAACttacaatcaacaatcaagatCCACCACAAGCATTCACGTAACCGCACTAGACGGTCTAGTAAACGTCAACTCACTCTTCACAATAGCAGTATTCGTCGGCCTATCTCTCACCACCCCAGGCCAACGCAGCCTGGAGAACCGGTCCGCCTGCGACTCAGATATCTCAGTTGCTAAAAAGCTTCTCGTGTTCGAAGTCGTATCTTTTAGTTTCTTTTTATTCTCATCACTTGTTGCTCAAGGGTTGAAACTGGCAATTAATTTGCTCAACAGTAAGGATGTTGATGATGCGTTTAGGGCACATATTAATTTGAAGGCGTTGCGGTTTGGGATGTTGGGATCGGCTCTTGGGTCGGTTATGGGGTGCTTGTTTTTGATGCTTTCGATGGTGAATGTGATTGAGATTCGGTTGGGGATGTTGAGTTGTGGGAGTAGATCTACGGTTAATGCGGTTGCTTCTATGATTGTGTTGGTTACTTCTGCTCTTTTGGTTTATATTTCTACTGCTGTTTATGCTTTTTTGCATTGATAATGTGTTAACGAAgaagtttaatatatatattttcatttgTAATTTCTGATTTGAAGCTTCCTTGTTTGTTTGGGTGTTCTTGATTTGGAATTTGGATCATGTGTTTGGGGGGTTTGACTTTTTTTTGGGTCAAATGGTTGACTCTGTTTCGGTTTTTTCTCCAAAGTTTTATTAACTGGTCTGATTCACGTTCCGATTTTGGAATTAAACCTTCGGAAATTCTTGTTTTTATCCCGGTTTAGGAGTTGCTAGTTTAATTTGGTATCACACAATCTTGTATTTAAAATAATCGACTATGTAACCGAAACCGAAACTGAAATTCAAGTGAAACCGAAACTCGAGTGAAACCGAACGGTctccatatttttttttttaatggctaACGTTACTCCTCCCAAACTCCTATATTTACAAATAACTCACCCTTGCTTGGGATTCAACCCAAGACCTCCCACTAAGAGGCAAAAGCCTCTACCAAGTGGGCTAGCCCCAATAACTCACCATATGCTTTTATGACCATGTTATTTTTTTGAAACGGTGAATTTGTTGTGTTAGGCTATCGCACTCCTTAAATTAGAGAGCTCTAATACATTATTTTGGTAATATTATGTTGTTTTAACCGGGCACATACTCGCTTCAAAGTTTGGCTTGCATATTTCCCTGGGAAATCATACCGCAGACTGCCACTTGACAGACGTTGTGCCACATCACAAGAGGTGAACACTCTTTGGCGTAACACATGGTGGGAcgaaaaaactcgtggctcgcagctcgctcgaaactcgctcgaaaaaagctcggctcgaaattagctcggttgtaaacgagccagctcggctcggctcggtttataaacgagccgagctcgagcttggcctggctcggctcgtgagctcgtgagttggctcgataaggtttacatccttcatttttttgtcccacatcgcttagaaaacaaaaactaatggagtatctcccctataaaagaaggtaaagagaATGGAGAAAGttaattaactatttatacttgtatatttagccatatggttaaactaaatggcaattatggcccttaggcTATGAAGAAATTTATTTTTAAGGGCTTTTTAAGTAATAAATTTTGCgattctttgttagttcgagctagatcgagccaagccgagctagctcgaattctaatcaagccgagctcgagcctcaaacctcagctcgatttgaaattcgagctcgagccgagccagctcaaATCGaattcgagc
This genomic stretch from Helianthus annuus cultivar XRQ/B chromosome 8, HanXRQr2.0-SUNRISE, whole genome shotgun sequence harbors:
- the LOC110870381 gene encoding glutamic acid-rich protein-like, which codes for MRDSDVTVEGGEAAGEKLQKKVEEVLVEKKKLEKRVKTVEAENSSLLKKVEADQAGIDILKVRIAELEEEKARRDEQNEYFKLKNKELEANNAKKEHESYMMMKVLENLIGKPIEQRFEEIELEEVRARRKVEIDAEMKNKGKGVPIEGVAEVTEREIVVSEPTIDPEMSILDPCPISSVSGTTGIKVTKTFNEEKIDEYLHDDTNEKPENVYGEGEHDDAENVDESDDHVTRLILRLEHGVEEGEILHTYTLAEIIKMMHVDENEFKVDFEEELNQFDINQHPEYQYKYVEEADNYDKVEVEDWSDEGQSENVSVDTSSFPTLEEFFSQANEDELRRKVAESVKNKSFHEISKDEQREERKNWFKKDTERKFRRPLKYYKRDREVSFGDIISWGFLPQVNAYAIRREFGV
- the LOC110873482 gene encoding uncharacterized protein LOC110873482 produces the protein MAESNGYSTYNQQSRSTTSIHVTALDGLVNVNSLFTIAVFVGLSLTTPGQRSLENRSACDSDISVAKKLLVFEVVSFSFFLFSSLVAQGLKLAINLLNSKDVDDAFRAHINLKALRFGMLGSALGSVMGCLFLMLSMVNVIEIRLGMLSCGSRSTVNAVASMIVLVTSALLVYISTAVYAFLH